One Candidatus Methylomirabilota bacterium genomic window carries:
- the nikB gene encoding nickel ABC transporter permease, whose translation MGRLILRRLLATVPVLLLVTAGVFTLIHLTPGDPIDVMMAESIDATVKENLRRELGMDRPLYIQYAAWMGRLLQGDLGRSIRNREPVIENVSRRIRPSLQLAGLAMAISLIIATPIGILSAARRNTSVDRFGTSFALFGICMPNFLLALLLIFFFGVKLRWLPISGYTDPLEEPWLGLRSLVLPAVTLGLALGAVITRTLRSSMLEALSEDYVRTARAKGLSEWSVIRGHVLKNALIPVVTVLGLQLGTLIGGAVITEYVFALPGVGRLVVDAVFARDYPLVQGVVLLIAVGFILSNLLVDLLYGWIDPRIRYR comes from the coding sequence GTGGGCCGCCTCATCCTGCGCCGTCTCCTCGCGACGGTGCCCGTGCTGCTGCTCGTCACCGCCGGCGTGTTCACGCTGATCCATCTCACGCCCGGCGACCCCATCGACGTCATGATGGCGGAGTCCATCGACGCCACCGTCAAGGAGAACCTGCGCAGAGAGCTCGGGATGGACCGGCCGCTCTACATCCAGTACGCGGCCTGGATGGGCCGTCTCCTGCAAGGGGATCTCGGCCGCTCGATCCGCAATCGCGAGCCGGTGATCGAGAATGTCAGCCGGCGCATCCGCCCGAGCCTCCAGCTCGCCGGGCTGGCCATGGCCATCTCGCTGATCATCGCCACGCCCATCGGCATCCTCTCCGCGGCCCGCCGCAATACCTCCGTCGATCGCTTCGGCACCTCGTTCGCGCTCTTCGGCATCTGCATGCCCAACTTCCTGCTCGCCCTCCTCCTCATCTTCTTCTTCGGCGTCAAGCTCCGCTGGCTGCCCATCTCCGGCTACACCGATCCGCTGGAGGAGCCGTGGCTCGGCCTCCGCTCGCTGGTGCTGCCCGCCGTCACGCTGGGGCTGGCCCTGGGGGCCGTGATCACGCGCACTCTGCGCTCCAGTATGCTGGAGGCCCTCTCGGAAGATTACGTCCGCACGGCTCGAGCCAAGGGGCTCTCGGAGTGGAGCGTCATCCGCGGCCACGTCCTGAAGAATGCCTTGATCCCTGTCGTCACCGTGCTGGGTCTTCAGCTCGGCACGCTGATCGGCGGGGCGGTGATCACGGAGTATGTCTTCGCCCTGCCCGGGGTGGGCCGCCTGGTCGTCGACGCCGTCTTCGCGCGGGACTACCCGCTGGTGCAGGGGGTGGTCCTGCTCATCGCCGTCGGGTTCATCCTGAGCAACCTGCTCGTGGATCTCCTCTATGGCTGGATCGATCCGCGGATCCGATATCGCTGA
- a CDS encoding ABC transporter substrate-binding protein, with translation MPGTTRDENPREVSRRNFLRISALASAGLASGVSAVPALAQTAPKKGGTLRVGFYLEASTMDPHLSGSKVDRQIYHNIYEPLITLDTNLGLKPGLAESWQQPDAKTLILKLRRGVKFHDGTDFNAEVAKFNFNRMKTEPKSVRKGETASIDTVDVMDAYTIKINLRRPDAALLATLTDRAGMMISPKVIQERGSELERNAKGAGTGPFEFVEWIKDDHLIIKRNESYWNKQGGPYLDRIRYRPIPDDTVKLQSLQSGEIDVIDYVQPRDVAAVKADKNVAVLDVPSLAAFAYQLNQTRPPFNNKALRQAVAYAIDTEQIVKGVWLNVGIPANGPVPPTSWAYDKTIPPIKRDLAKAKAKLAEGGKPTGFPFTITTANIPINIQEVEVIQAQLAEAGMQVKVKLVDAATQLSDGNSKNFDMISYQWSGRPDPDGNIYQFFRTTPGMSLNWSGISNPHIDALLDKTREASSREERKKLYSELTRILQDELPMVYIVHPIEPKAFSLKVQGYEPVPDGMMRFRTVWLK, from the coding sequence ATGCCGGGCACCACACGTGATGAAAACCCTCGCGAAGTATCCCGGCGCAACTTCCTGCGCATATCCGCGCTGGCCTCGGCCGGGCTCGCCTCCGGGGTGTCGGCGGTGCCGGCCTTGGCCCAGACCGCCCCCAAGAAGGGCGGCACTCTCCGCGTCGGCTTCTACCTCGAGGCGTCCACGATGGACCCGCATCTCTCGGGGAGCAAGGTCGACCGGCAGATCTATCACAATATCTACGAGCCCCTGATCACCCTCGATACCAATCTCGGCCTCAAGCCGGGGCTGGCCGAGTCCTGGCAGCAGCCCGATGCCAAGACGCTGATCCTCAAGCTGCGCCGCGGGGTGAAGTTCCACGACGGCACGGATTTCAATGCTGAGGTCGCCAAGTTCAACTTCAACCGGATGAAGACCGAGCCCAAGTCCGTGCGCAAGGGGGAGACGGCCAGCATCGACACCGTCGACGTGATGGATGCCTACACGATCAAGATCAACCTGCGTCGCCCCGACGCGGCCTTGCTGGCTACCCTCACCGATCGCGCGGGCATGATGATCTCGCCCAAGGTCATCCAGGAGCGCGGCTCGGAGCTCGAGCGCAATGCCAAGGGCGCAGGCACGGGGCCCTTCGAGTTCGTGGAGTGGATCAAGGACGACCACCTCATCATCAAGCGCAACGAGAGCTACTGGAACAAGCAGGGCGGGCCGTATCTGGATCGCATCCGCTATCGTCCCATTCCGGACGACACCGTGAAGCTGCAGAGCCTGCAGTCGGGCGAGATCGACGTCATCGACTATGTCCAGCCGCGCGACGTGGCCGCCGTCAAGGCCGACAAGAACGTGGCCGTGCTGGATGTCCCCTCGCTGGCCGCCTTCGCCTATCAGCTCAACCAGACGCGCCCGCCCTTCAACAACAAGGCGCTTCGCCAGGCCGTGGCCTATGCCATTGACACCGAGCAGATCGTCAAGGGCGTGTGGCTCAATGTCGGCATCCCCGCCAACGGCCCCGTGCCGCCCACGAGCTGGGCCTATGACAAGACCATCCCGCCCATCAAGCGCGACCTGGCCAAGGCCAAGGCCAAGCTGGCCGAAGGCGGCAAGCCCACGGGGTTCCCGTTCACCATCACCACCGCCAATATCCCGATCAATATCCAGGAGGTGGAGGTGATCCAGGCTCAGCTCGCGGAGGCGGGCATGCAGGTCAAGGTCAAGCTCGTCGATGCCGCCACCCAGCTCTCGGACGGCAACAGCAAGAACTTCGACATGATCAGCTATCAATGGTCGGGCCGGCCCGATCCCGACGGCAACATCTATCAGTTCTTCCGGACCACGCCGGGCATGTCGCTCAACTGGTCCGGCATCTCCAATCCGCACATCGACGCGCTCCTCGACAAGACGCGCGAGGCCTCGAGCCGGGAGGAGCGGAAGAAGCTCTACAGCGAGCTGACGCGAATCCTGCAGGACGAGCTGCCCATGGTGTACATCGTCCACCCCATCGAGCCCAAGGCCTTCAGCCTCAAGGTGCAGGGCTACGAGCCGGTGCCCGACGGCATGATGCGCTTCCGGACGGTCTGGCTGAAGTAG